ATTGCTGCCCAGGCCGACCTCCCATAGCGTGGCTTGTGGCGGAAATCGGCTTGGATTGGAGCAGGACGCGGAGGCCCTTCAGCTTCCGGCGTGGCGGCGCTGCTCGCGCCAGGCCCGGGGGGTCATTCCGTGGACGCGCCGGAAGGTGCGGATGAAATGGGTGACGTCGGCGTAGCCCACCTGGCTTGCGATGCTCTCCATGGTGGCTCCCGTTTCCAGCAGGCGCCGCCGGGCCTCGGCCATGCGATGCTCGCGCAGCCAGTCACCTACCGTCAGCCCCGTCTCGCGACGGATGGCGTTGGCCAGGTGCGAGGGCGTGCACCCCACCGCCGCCGCGACGTCCTGGAGCGAGAGGGGCTGCAAGCAGTGCGCCTCGATGAAGGCGAGCGCATCGTGCACGAACCCGCCGCTCATGGACGGCGCGAGAGGCGCGTGCTCCTGCAACTCGCGCAGGAGTTCCGTGACCAGCAAGACGAACCATGCGTGCGCGGCGTTCTCCACGCCCCACCGGGCCTCTCTCAGCTCGGCATCCAGCTCGGCCACCTGGTGCACGATTCGCCGCCACCGGTGTTGTCCGGGCCGCAGCCGGAGCAGTCCCCGGACAAAGAGGCTCCGCGCCGGAGTGGGCTTCGCCGCTCCACGGCTTCGAGGCGGTTCTGGCAACCACTCCGGTCCGAGCGAGCGGAGCAGCAGCGGATCGAAGCCCACGATCCACCCCTCGAGTTTGCTCACCTCGAGGGGCTGGTGCTCGATGCCCGCGGGGATGAGGTGGATGTCCCCCGCATGGACCTCGAGCTGCTCCAGGAGACGGGCTCGCCCCCTTCCCGCCGTCAGCACGAAGATCATGAAGAAAGTCGAGACGAGTGGCCCGGGCGGTGGCGTGGGCTGTTGCCCTGGCAGGCGAATGACACGCAAGGGCATGCCCCCGGCGCCCATCGCGTCCAGGGTGAGGAGATGGGGAGGCGGATGCTGAGGAGTGCGACGCATGAGGGGACCTCGGCCCGTGCAGGATCGCATACTTCAGGCCTGGGCAAAGGAGCGCGCGGGGGCGCTTCCCCAAAGCGAGCGGCAGCCTCGTGGCTCCGAACGGCGCTTGCTCGGGGACCCTCCGGGTGTCAGCGTCCGCACTCCCGACTGTCCGGAGGTTCCATGGACGACGCGACCTTCCAGCGGCTCGACCAAGAGGTTCGAGCCCTGCAGCGCCCCGACCCCGCGCTCCTGACGTACTACATCCTCATGGCCTGTCTGGCCCTGCCGGCGCTGCCATTCGCCATCCTGCCGCTCTACTTCCGCTACCACACCCTGCACTTCCGCTTCGACGCGGAGGGCGTCTCGATGGGCCATGGCATCCTCTTCCGGCGCGAGATGCACCTCACCTACGCGCGGATGCAGGACATCCACCTGTCCCAGAACCTGCTCGAGCGGTGGCTCGGCATCGGCTCCGTCACCCTCCAGACCGCGGGAGCGGGAGAAGGGGGCGACATGAAGATCGAGGGGATCCGCAACTTCGAGGCGGTGCGCGACTACCTCTATGCACGCATGCGAGGCGTCCGCGAGAAGACCC
This is a stretch of genomic DNA from Archangium violaceum. It encodes these proteins:
- a CDS encoding helix-turn-helix transcriptional regulator, with the translated sequence MIFVLTAGRGRARLLEQLEVHAGDIHLIPAGIEHQPLEVSKLEGWIVGFDPLLLRSLGPEWLPEPPRSRGAAKPTPARSLFVRGLLRLRPGQHRWRRIVHQVAELDAELREARWGVENAAHAWFVLLVTELLRELQEHAPLAPSMSGGFVHDALAFIEAHCLQPLSLQDVAAAVGCTPSHLANAIRRETGLTVGDWLREHRMAEARRRLLETGATMESIASQVGYADVTHFIRTFRRVHGMTPRAWREQRRHAGS
- a CDS encoding PH domain-containing protein, producing MDDATFQRLDQEVRALQRPDPALLTYYILMACLALPALPFAILPLYFRYHTLHFRFDAEGVSMGHGILFRREMHLTYARMQDIHLSQNLLERWLGIGSVTLQTAGAGEGGDMKIEGIRNFEAVRDYLYARMRGVREKTLAPSETRSTEEQLLTEIRDSLRAAATALEEESR